One bacterium DNA segment encodes these proteins:
- a CDS encoding PaaI family thioesterase encodes MTKELPYRFEKTMGEALSMEPIEITPERMVIRMRVTDASRQPAGLLHGGATAALVETVASLGSAIQCPKGTMPVGIEVNCNHLRGKKEGYVEAVGVPVHRGRRTHVWDVKVYDEDRKMIAIGRCTVAITPMDKEE; translated from the coding sequence ATGACCAAGGAGCTTCCTTACCGGTTTGAAAAAACCATGGGCGAGGCGCTGAGTATGGAACCGATCGAGATTACGCCCGAGCGGATGGTGATCCGCATGAGGGTGACGGACGCCTCCCGCCAGCCGGCGGGTCTCCTGCACGGCGGCGCGACGGCGGCTTTGGTCGAGACCGTGGCCTCGCTCGGGAGCGCCATTCAATGCCCGAAAGGGACGATGCCCGTCGGCATCGAGGTCAATTGCAATCACCTTCGCGGCAAGAAGGAAGGGTACGTCGAGGCCGTCGGCGTGCCCGTCCATCGGGGACGGCGCACGCATGTGTGGGACGTGAAGGTCTACGACGAGGACAGGAAGATGATCGCCATCGGCCGTTGCACGGTGGCGATCACGCCGATGGACAAGGAAGAGTGA
- a CDS encoding VWA domain-containing protein, whose translation MFLAFFYTLRALKVPVGTQEWLYLMEALAKDLHEASLTRFYYLARSILVKSEALYDLFDQAFLMCFGERAGDADIKKEIFDWLNRFIDPSQRPELPPDAGKLDLEELRRRFLERLKEQLEQHHGGNYWIGTGGTSPFGHSGAHPSGIRIGGPGGGRSAVKVAEERRFANYRHDRVLDTRQLNVALKRLRRLDRVGLQEELNIDKTIDRTCKNAGEIELVIEPPRKNQTELLLLMDVGGSMDPYARLCENLFSAANASTHFKAFHHFYFHNCIYSKVYTDMEQRKTIPTEELFRRFRETFHVIFVGDACMSPYELFAVGGMIDYFDHNDTPGIEWLKRIRRHFARSVWLNPEPERTWSYHPTIQAIAKLFKMYPLSVEGLTGAVDDLRRFSAARTAGVPR comes from the coding sequence GTGTTCCTCGCGTTCTTCTATACACTTCGCGCGTTGAAGGTCCCGGTCGGGACCCAGGAGTGGCTCTACCTGATGGAGGCGCTCGCCAAGGACCTGCACGAGGCCTCGCTGACGCGCTTTTACTACCTGGCCCGCTCGATTCTCGTCAAATCCGAGGCCCTCTACGACCTCTTCGATCAGGCCTTCCTCATGTGCTTCGGCGAGCGCGCGGGCGACGCCGACATCAAGAAGGAGATCTTCGACTGGCTCAACCGTTTCATCGATCCCTCGCAGCGCCCCGAACTGCCTCCGGATGCCGGGAAGCTCGACTTGGAGGAGCTTCGACGGCGTTTCTTGGAGCGCCTGAAAGAGCAGCTGGAACAGCATCACGGCGGGAACTATTGGATCGGCACCGGCGGGACCTCGCCGTTCGGGCATTCCGGCGCGCATCCATCGGGAATCCGGATCGGCGGGCCCGGCGGAGGGCGGTCGGCCGTGAAGGTTGCGGAGGAGAGGCGATTCGCCAATTACCGCCACGACCGGGTCTTGGATACGCGCCAATTGAACGTGGCGCTCAAACGTCTCCGCCGGCTCGATCGAGTCGGCCTCCAAGAAGAACTCAATATCGACAAGACGATCGACAGGACATGCAAGAACGCCGGAGAGATCGAACTTGTGATCGAGCCGCCGCGCAAGAACCAAACCGAGCTGCTGTTGCTGATGGACGTCGGCGGCAGCATGGACCCGTACGCGCGCCTCTGCGAAAACCTGTTTTCCGCCGCGAACGCCTCGACGCACTTCAAGGCCTTCCATCATTTTTACTTTCACAACTGCATTTATTCGAAGGTCTACACCGACATGGAGCAGCGGAAGACGATCCCCACCGAGGAGCTGTTCCGGAGGTTCCGGGAGACCTTTCACGTCATCTTCGTGGGGGACGCCTGCATGAGTCCGTACGAGCTGTTCGCCGTGGGCGGGATGATCGACTACTTCGACCACAACGACACTCCCGGCATCGAATGGTTGAAGCGGATCCGGCGGCACTTTGCGCGGTCCGTGTGGCTCAATCCGGAACCCGAGAGGACTTGGAGTTATCACCCCACGATTCAGGCCATCGCGAAGTTGTTCAAGATGTATCCGCTGAGCGTCGAGGGTCTGACGGGGGCGGTGGACGATTTGAGGCGCTTCAGTGCTGCGCGGACCGCTGGCGTGCCTCGATGA
- the hpt gene encoding hypoxanthine phosphoribosyltransferase produces MKVLIAQEVIRERVREIGSLISKEYDGKDLVVVGVLKGAFVFMADLIRAISVPLHCEFLHVSSYEKNRSTGNVRIDFDLTQSVAGKHVLLVEDIVDTGRTLRFLLDHLKSKKPASVTVCSLLYKEIDPAIRPLIDYLGFTIPKEYVVGYGMDDGGMLRSLPDIRIVQKGPA; encoded by the coding sequence ATGAAGGTCTTGATTGCACAGGAAGTGATCCGCGAACGAGTCCGCGAGATCGGCAGTCTCATCTCGAAGGAATACGATGGCAAAGACCTCGTCGTCGTCGGCGTCCTCAAGGGCGCCTTCGTCTTCATGGCGGACCTGATCCGGGCCATTTCCGTCCCGCTCCACTGCGAATTTCTGCACGTCTCGAGCTACGAAAAGAATAGGTCGACCGGCAACGTCCGCATCGACTTCGATCTCACCCAATCGGTCGCCGGAAAGCATGTTCTCCTGGTGGAGGACATCGTCGATACCGGCCGGACGCTCAGATTCCTTCTCGATCACCTCAAATCCAAGAAGCCGGCCTCGGTGACGGTGTGCTCTTTGCTCTATAAGGAAATCGACCCGGCGATCCGCCCTCTCATCGATTATCTGGGGTTCACGATCCCGAAAGAGTACGTCGTCGGCTACGGAATGGATGACGGTGGGATGCTGCGGTCCCTGCCTGATATCCGAATTGTTCAGAAGGGGCCAGCGTAG
- a CDS encoding gamma carbonic anhydrase family protein codes for MILRPYQGKSPKIDPTAFIAENAVIIGDVEIGARASVWYNCVIRGDVNFIRIGEETSIQDGTVVHAETVQGPTLIGRRVTVGHNAIIHGCVIEDECLIGMGAIVLSYSKIGKGSLIAAGALVTEHEIVPPGTIMVGVPAKPRGQVTPEMAQRASIGCDHYLELAEQYRKG; via the coding sequence ATGATCCTTCGGCCCTACCAAGGCAAGTCCCCCAAGATCGATCCGACCGCCTTCATCGCGGAAAACGCCGTGATCATCGGCGACGTCGAGATCGGCGCGCGCGCGAGCGTCTGGTACAACTGCGTGATCCGCGGCGACGTCAATTTCATCCGCATCGGCGAGGAGACAAGCATCCAGGACGGGACCGTCGTCCACGCGGAGACCGTGCAGGGACCGACGCTCATCGGCCGGCGCGTGACCGTCGGTCACAACGCCATCATCCACGGCTGCGTGATCGAGGATGAATGCCTGATCGGGATGGGGGCGATCGTCTTGAGCTATTCGAAGATCGGAAAGGGATCCCTCATCGCCGCCGGGGCCTTGGTGACGGAACACGAAATCGTCCCGCCGGGGACGATCATGGTGGGAGTCCCCGCCAAGCCGCGGGGCCAGGTCACGCCGGAGATGGCCCAGCGGGCCTCGATCGGGTGTGATCATTATCTCGAATTGGCCGAACAGTACCGGAAAGGCTAG
- the mtaB gene encoding tRNA (N(6)-L-threonylcarbamoyladenosine(37)-C(2))-methylthiotransferase MtaB has protein sequence MQTTIQTVSFKTLGCRLNQAETDALEVRLRERGYRVRKFGEPVDLTVINTCTVTGDADRDSRYAIRQAVKKSQGGRVVVTGCYAQMSPEAVRTIDGVDLVLGNHEKYRLIEFLDHVRDGKLKEPIAFLTHGRGGAIWSEESLVSSGASASRTRASLKIQDGCDYVCSFCIIPFARGRARSRPQEDVLKEADAFIDRGFREIVLTGVNIGTYYDRTSNARFADLLDKLSTLKGQFRLRISSIEPNTVTTRVLRLMAEREKICPHLHMPIQSGSDPILAVMRRKYRRARLERLANEFHKLMPEGALGTDVVVGFPGETDRDFRGTRRLVQDAAFSYLHVFPFSARAGTAASKLSASVPPEVVHDRASDLRTLSSDLWTSFARRFEGHRMPVLFEDSKEDLCQEGLTPNYLRVRVSTHKDLRGQVWPIRLGALEDASPLMTGVLPEMND, from the coding sequence ATGCAAACGACGATTCAAACCGTCAGCTTCAAGACCCTGGGCTGCCGACTCAACCAGGCGGAAACCGACGCCCTGGAAGTCCGGCTTCGAGAGCGAGGCTACCGGGTCCGCAAGTTCGGAGAGCCGGTCGACCTGACCGTCATCAACACTTGCACGGTGACGGGCGACGCCGACCGGGACAGCCGCTACGCCATCCGGCAGGCCGTCAAGAAATCGCAAGGCGGACGGGTCGTCGTGACCGGTTGTTACGCGCAGATGAGCCCGGAGGCGGTGCGCACGATCGACGGCGTCGACCTGGTTCTCGGCAATCACGAAAAGTACCGGCTAATCGAATTTCTGGATCACGTCCGCGACGGCAAGCTCAAAGAGCCGATCGCCTTCCTCACCCACGGTCGGGGCGGCGCGATATGGTCGGAAGAGAGCCTTGTCTCTTCAGGCGCCAGCGCATCCAGGACGCGAGCATCTCTGAAGATCCAGGACGGCTGCGATTACGTCTGTTCTTTCTGTATCATCCCTTTCGCGCGCGGTCGCGCGCGGAGCCGGCCACAGGAAGACGTTCTAAAGGAGGCCGACGCATTCATCGACCGAGGCTTTCGCGAAATCGTCCTCACCGGCGTCAATATCGGCACTTACTATGACCGGACTTCGAATGCCCGCTTCGCGGACCTTCTTGACAAGCTGTCGACTTTGAAAGGGCAATTCCGCCTCCGCATCAGTTCGATCGAACCGAACACGGTGACGACCCGTGTCCTCAGGCTCATGGCGGAACGCGAAAAGATCTGCCCTCATCTGCACATGCCCATCCAGTCGGGGTCGGATCCGATCTTGGCCGTCATGCGAAGAAAATACCGCCGCGCCCGCCTTGAACGCCTGGCGAATGAATTTCACAAGTTGATGCCGGAGGGAGCGCTGGGCACCGATGTCGTTGTGGGATTTCCGGGTGAGACCGATCGGGACTTCCGCGGAACGCGTCGCCTCGTCCAAGACGCCGCATTCTCATACTTGCACGTCTTTCCTTTCAGCGCCCGCGCGGGAACGGCGGCATCCAAGCTGTCAGCATCGGTTCCTCCCGAGGTCGTCCATGACCGCGCAAGCGACCTTCGAACTCTCTCTTCGGATCTATGGACCTCATTTGCCCGCCGTTTTGAGGGTCATCGGATGCCGGTCCTTTTTGAGGATTCGAAAGAAGATCTCTGTCAAGAGGGCCTGACTCCCAATTATCTTCGTGTCCGGGTCAGCACACATAAGGACCTGCGGGGTCAAGTCTGGCCGATAAGATTGGGTGCCCTGGAAGATGCCAGTCCTTTGATGACCGGCGTCTTACCCGAAATGAACGATTGA
- the polX gene encoding DNA polymerase/3'-5' exonuclease PolX has translation MTRTDVVAVLYEISELLELTGENPFKVRAYQNAARSLEGRSEAIEDLIASGKLGELPGIGEHIREKITILVNEGRLKYYEDLKKKIPHGLLEMIRIPGLGPKKARSLYEHLKVDTVEKLEKACRDGKVAQVEGFGEKSAQKILEGIEHAKKYSERHLYDEAWTAAQGIVSKLRKRKDVQKCEIAGSLRRCRETIGDVDILVSSKAPGGVMDYFTRMPEVETVLSKGETKSSVSLKENGLQVDLRVIAANEFPFALHYFTGSKEHNILMRQRAQSMAMKLNEYGLFKEEKGGKETRIPCESEEGIFRTLDLDYIPPELREAQGEIEAAERHKIPRLVEEKDIRGVFHVHSNWSDGTATLEEMIAEAENEGLEYVGISDHSQTAKYAHGMDPERVLKQEKEIDKLRKKFKIRIFWGIESDILADGSLDYRDDLLERFDFVIASVHSSFTMPEKEMTARIVKALKNKFTTMLGHATGRLLLSREAYRVDMKKVIDVAGGQGKAIEINAHPYRFDLDWRLGPYAKDKGVKVSINPDAHALNEIRYYKYGVGIARKAWMTKSDVITAMTLGQIEKYLERTT, from the coding sequence GTGACCAGAACCGACGTCGTCGCCGTCCTCTACGAAATCTCCGAACTCCTGGAGCTGACCGGGGAGAATCCCTTCAAGGTCCGGGCCTACCAAAACGCCGCGCGAAGCCTCGAGGGCCGCTCGGAAGCGATCGAAGACCTTATTGCGTCGGGCAAACTGGGCGAGTTGCCGGGCATCGGGGAGCACATCCGCGAAAAGATCACGATCCTGGTCAATGAAGGACGTCTCAAGTACTACGAAGATCTCAAAAAAAAGATCCCGCACGGCCTCCTGGAAATGATCCGCATCCCGGGCCTGGGCCCCAAAAAGGCCAGGTCGCTCTACGAACATCTCAAGGTCGATACGGTGGAAAAACTCGAGAAGGCTTGCCGGGATGGCAAGGTCGCCCAGGTGGAAGGCTTTGGCGAGAAGAGCGCCCAGAAGATCCTGGAAGGCATCGAACACGCCAAAAAGTATTCGGAGCGGCACCTCTACGATGAGGCATGGACCGCCGCGCAGGGGATCGTTTCAAAGTTGAGGAAGAGAAAGGACGTTCAAAAGTGTGAGATCGCGGGGAGCCTTCGCCGATGCCGCGAGACGATCGGCGACGTCGATATCCTGGTCAGTTCCAAGGCCCCGGGGGGAGTGATGGACTACTTTACCCGGATGCCGGAGGTGGAGACGGTCTTGTCGAAGGGCGAGACCAAGAGTTCGGTGAGTCTCAAGGAGAACGGGCTTCAGGTCGATCTTCGCGTCATCGCCGCGAACGAATTCCCGTTCGCCCTTCATTACTTCACCGGCTCCAAGGAGCACAACATCCTCATGCGCCAGCGCGCCCAATCGATGGCGATGAAGCTCAATGAGTACGGGCTCTTCAAGGAGGAAAAGGGCGGAAAAGAGACGCGGATCCCCTGCGAGTCGGAAGAGGGGATCTTCCGGACGCTCGATCTTGACTACATCCCTCCGGAACTTCGCGAGGCCCAGGGGGAGATCGAGGCGGCCGAGAGGCACAAGATTCCGCGATTGGTGGAGGAAAAGGACATTCGCGGCGTCTTTCATGTCCACTCCAACTGGAGCGACGGGACCGCGACCTTGGAGGAAATGATCGCGGAGGCGGAAAACGAAGGCCTCGAATACGTCGGCATCTCGGACCACAGCCAGACGGCCAAGTATGCCCACGGAATGGATCCGGAACGGGTGTTGAAACAGGAAAAGGAGATCGACAAGCTCCGCAAGAAGTTCAAGATCCGGATTTTTTGGGGCATCGAGTCGGACATCCTCGCCGACGGATCGCTTGATTACCGGGACGACCTTCTGGAGCGCTTCGATTTTGTGATCGCTTCGGTCCATTCGTCCTTCACGATGCCGGAGAAGGAGATGACGGCGCGGATCGTCAAGGCGCTGAAGAACAAATTCACGACCATGCTGGGGCACGCGACGGGGCGGCTGCTGCTGTCCCGCGAGGCATACCGGGTCGACATGAAGAAGGTGATCGACGTCGCCGGCGGTCAGGGCAAGGCGATTGAAATCAACGCCCATCCATATCGGTTCGATCTCGACTGGAGACTCGGTCCGTACGCCAAGGACAAGGGCGTCAAGGTGTCCATCAATCCCGACGCGCACGCGCTGAACGAGATCAGGTATTACAAGTACGGCGTGGGAATCGCCCGAAAGGCATGGATGACCAAGTCGGACGTCATCACGGCGATGACGCTGGGACAAATCGAAAAATACCTGGAGCGCACGACATGA
- a CDS encoding HEAT repeat domain-containing protein, producing the protein MSGLLKSKKAMVTGAALILVAGTLFAVRHSIFREEKPAPAKAEAKAGPRERLPLPPPAFNETWDWSQKAEPKAPARVSNASIPKDTLSSLRKALAGMGQWKGKDRSKDKSQRPDKAEKEEISKKIKELRREVSPLLRESEVARQELLAAIKEESDPYVKKELARLLNVADAESQSKYYAELAQDRSPDNQKVAVEMLGNLRTPDALTRLTDMAESPSIDAEVRSEAVMGIGRSVTFAAGDEKYQAEGRQTLLELTQGKFEPEIREKAYRAIAMQPSLTAEDEAFLAKAIEQESDPKVKRIAEFTQSVIEARQRSAQH; encoded by the coding sequence ATGAGCGGTCTTCTCAAGTCCAAAAAGGCGATGGTCACCGGCGCGGCCCTGATCCTGGTCGCAGGGACCCTTTTCGCCGTCCGTCATTCGATTTTCCGGGAAGAAAAGCCGGCCCCGGCCAAGGCAGAGGCCAAGGCGGGGCCACGCGAACGGCTGCCGCTGCCCCCGCCGGCCTTCAACGAGACGTGGGACTGGTCCCAAAAGGCCGAGCCGAAAGCCCCCGCGCGCGTCTCCAACGCCTCGATCCCCAAGGACACCCTGTCTTCGCTCCGGAAGGCGCTCGCGGGGATGGGACAATGGAAGGGCAAGGACCGGTCCAAGGACAAGAGCCAAAGGCCGGATAAGGCGGAAAAGGAAGAAATCTCGAAAAAAATCAAGGAGCTCCGTCGCGAAGTGAGCCCCCTCCTGCGCGAATCGGAGGTGGCGCGGCAAGAGCTCCTGGCGGCCATCAAGGAGGAGAGCGATCCGTACGTCAAAAAAGAGCTCGCCCGGCTCCTGAACGTCGCTGACGCCGAGTCCCAGTCCAAGTATTACGCCGAGCTCGCCCAAGACCGGTCCCCCGACAACCAAAAGGTGGCGGTGGAGATGCTGGGCAACCTGCGCACCCCGGACGCCCTGACCCGCCTGACCGACATGGCCGAAAGCCCCTCGATCGACGCGGAGGTCCGGTCGGAGGCGGTCATGGGGATCGGGAGGTCGGTCACGTTCGCCGCCGGGGACGAAAAGTACCAGGCGGAAGGGCGCCAGACCCTGCTGGAACTGACCCAAGGGAAGTTCGAGCCCGAGATCCGCGAAAAGGCCTACCGGGCGATCGCCATGCAGCCCTCGTTGACCGCGGAGGACGAGGCCTTCCTCGCGAAGGCGATCGAGCAGGAATCGGACCCCAAGGTGAAGAGAATCGCCGAATTCACGCAGAGCGTCATCGAGGCACGCCAGCGGTCCGCGCAGCACTGA
- a CDS encoding 1-acyl-sn-glycerol-3-phosphate acyltransferase — translation MPLGPLVNRRRGISLVMGTLQGALGSVFLGVTIIVFNGLQILSLVLRPFSHQAFRRFNSWAADTWWGFCVLLSEYFYGTRLVLTGDDVPRDENAVIILNHQSMTDIPVVLAFAKDKGRLGDLKWFVKDVVKYVPGIGWGMLFLDCLFIKRDWTEDRNYVLRVFQKILSHSIPIWLVSFVEGTRVRPPKLAQSRKYAQESGLRPPEHVLIPRTKGLVASVRSLRGHVAAVYDLTIGYVEGVPTIWQWIRGDVRRVHVHVRRFPIADLPPEDDGLSRWLIRVFEEKDELLTGYYERGSFQKP, via the coding sequence ATGCCCCTTGGCCCCCTGGTCAACCGCCGGCGCGGGATCTCCCTTGTCATGGGAACCCTTCAGGGGGCCCTGGGCTCCGTCTTTCTCGGCGTCACGATCATCGTCTTCAACGGCCTTCAGATACTGAGCCTCGTCCTGAGGCCGTTTTCCCATCAAGCCTTTCGGCGGTTCAATTCATGGGCGGCCGACACGTGGTGGGGATTTTGCGTCCTTCTCTCCGAGTATTTTTACGGGACGAGGCTCGTGCTCACCGGAGACGACGTCCCGCGCGATGAAAACGCCGTGATCATTCTCAATCATCAATCCATGACGGACATCCCCGTGGTCCTGGCCTTCGCAAAGGACAAGGGTCGGCTCGGCGATCTCAAGTGGTTCGTGAAGGACGTCGTCAAGTACGTGCCGGGCATCGGCTGGGGCATGCTCTTCTTGGACTGTCTTTTCATCAAGAGGGACTGGACCGAGGATAGAAACTACGTTTTGCGCGTCTTCCAAAAAATCCTGAGCCATTCCATTCCGATCTGGCTCGTCTCTTTCGTGGAAGGGACGCGCGTCCGGCCCCCCAAGCTCGCCCAGAGCCGGAAGTACGCCCAGGAAAGCGGTCTCAGACCTCCGGAACACGTGTTGATCCCGCGGACGAAGGGTCTCGTGGCCTCCGTTCGATCGCTTCGCGGCCACGTGGCCGCCGTTTATGACCTCACGATCGGTTACGTGGAGGGCGTTCCCACGATTTGGCAGTGGATTCGCGGGGACGTCCGTCGCGTGCACGTGCATGTGAGGCGATTCCCGATCGCCGATCTTCCCCCGGAGGACGACGGTCTCTCCCGATGGCTCATTCGCGTCTTTGAGGAAAAAGACGAACTCTTGACGGGTTACTATGAACGAGGGAGTTTTCAAAAACCGTGA
- a CDS encoding MoxR family ATPase, protein MKNKVNYRGTDDYVASDELQEVVNVALSIGRPLLLKGEPGTGKTLLAQSIAKSIGRPLLRWNIKSTTKAVEGLYIYDTVQRLNDSRFGGGDVGNIKHYIKLGKLGEAFTADEPVVVLIDEIDKADLEFPNDLLAELDEMRFSIPETKEEIVARQRPMVVITSNSEKELPDAFLRRCVFHFIEFPDEAMMRKIVKVHFPDLEKKIVDEAIKKFYEVRARPSLAKKPSTSELIDWLHALLALGVDAKSLQEEVPLLGVLLKKEQDFGCSSRSSIHFAR, encoded by the coding sequence GTGAAAAACAAAGTGAATTATCGAGGAACGGACGATTACGTCGCCTCCGACGAACTCCAAGAGGTCGTGAACGTGGCCCTGTCCATCGGCCGTCCGCTGCTCCTGAAGGGAGAGCCGGGGACGGGCAAGACGCTCCTCGCCCAGTCCATCGCCAAGTCGATCGGCCGTCCGCTGCTCCGCTGGAACATCAAGTCGACGACGAAGGCGGTGGAAGGCCTCTACATCTACGACACGGTCCAGAGGTTGAACGACAGCCGCTTTGGCGGCGGGGACGTCGGCAACATCAAGCACTACATCAAGCTGGGGAAACTCGGGGAAGCCTTCACGGCAGACGAGCCCGTCGTCGTCCTGATCGACGAGATCGACAAGGCCGACCTGGAGTTCCCAAACGACTTGTTGGCCGAACTCGACGAGATGAGGTTCTCTATTCCGGAGACGAAGGAGGAGATCGTCGCCAGGCAAAGGCCAATGGTCGTCATCACGTCCAACTCCGAAAAGGAATTGCCGGATGCGTTCCTGCGTCGCTGCGTCTTTCATTTCATCGAGTTCCCCGATGAAGCCATGATGCGGAAGATTGTGAAGGTCCATTTTCCCGATTTGGAGAAGAAGATCGTGGATGAGGCCATCAAGAAATTTTACGAGGTGCGGGCGCGTCCGAGCCTCGCCAAGAAGCCGTCCACTTCCGAGCTGATCGACTGGCTGCACGCCCTCCTGGCCCTCGGCGTCGACGCCAAGTCCCTGCAGGAGGAGGTCCCCCTCCTGGGCGTCCTTCTGAAGAAAGAGCAGGATTTCGGGTGTTCCTCGCGTTCTTCTATACACTTCGCGCGTTGA
- a CDS encoding rhomboid family intramembrane serine protease, with protein MNDRGDDFDPEDLDPEGLLEEVQEPIARPSHSFLSERPSRRAFWPGVVFALMAAAASVAAWNDSGFKADWIGNPEKIFSGGEWWRLFTSMLLHSDIEHLLSNLLFLIPFGGLLTSYFGWRVFPWLGLVLGTATQALSLKTYPDEANLLGASGLLYVLFGLWLSLYFKAETHLRWTNKLMRVVGFGLVMFIPSQFQSNVSYRTHYIGLAVGLAAGAIYGAIALKKDRAAPPSPPRPRILPRPGGTLH; from the coding sequence GTGAACGATCGAGGCGACGACTTTGATCCGGAGGATTTGGACCCCGAGGGGCTTCTTGAAGAAGTTCAAGAGCCGATCGCGAGGCCGTCGCACAGCTTTCTGTCGGAGCGTCCGTCGCGGAGGGCATTTTGGCCGGGCGTTGTGTTCGCGCTGATGGCGGCGGCGGCGAGCGTCGCGGCATGGAATGATTCCGGCTTCAAGGCGGACTGGATCGGGAATCCCGAAAAGATCTTTTCCGGGGGCGAATGGTGGAGGCTCTTCACGAGCATGCTGCTCCACTCCGATATCGAACACCTGCTCTCCAATCTTCTCTTCTTGATCCCGTTCGGGGGGCTTCTCACCAGCTATTTTGGTTGGCGGGTCTTCCCCTGGCTGGGGCTCGTGCTGGGGACGGCGACCCAGGCACTCTCGCTCAAGACGTATCCGGACGAGGCGAACCTGTTGGGGGCGTCGGGTCTGCTCTACGTCCTCTTCGGGCTCTGGCTCAGTTTGTACTTCAAGGCCGAGACGCATCTGCGTTGGACGAACAAGCTCATGCGCGTGGTCGGGTTTGGACTCGTGATGTTCATCCCGTCCCAGTTTCAATCCAACGTGAGCTACCGGACGCATTACATCGGTCTGGCCGTCGGGCTCGCGGCGGGCGCCATTTACGGGGCCATCGCTCTCAAAAAGGATCGGGCGGCTCCGCCGTCGCCGCCACGGCCGAGAATCCTGCCCAGACCCGGCGGGACCCTGCATTAG
- a CDS encoding DUF924 family protein, translated as MSKHSLEDVLHFWFGNIPVRAEDIRPYVDHRMRLWFAGTPEIDAEIRKRFEKDLLKAALGDHEEWMKTARGKLALVVLFDQFPRNIYRDQPRGIWFDPLAREIAFATVSAGQDRDVPPLERAFLYLPYEHSEELAVQNRGVELFTRLVNEVSPDWKPTFENFRRYAELHRDMIARFGRFPDRNEMLGRVSTAEEIEVLRDYPF; from the coding sequence ATGAGCAAGCACTCCCTGGAAGACGTCCTGCACTTTTGGTTCGGCAACATCCCCGTCAGGGCCGAGGACATCCGTCCCTATGTCGACCACCGGATGCGTCTCTGGTTCGCCGGCACCCCGGAGATCGACGCGGAGATCCGAAAGCGATTCGAAAAGGACCTCCTGAAGGCGGCCCTTGGGGATCATGAAGAATGGATGAAGACCGCGCGCGGAAAGCTGGCGCTCGTGGTCCTCTTCGACCAGTTCCCGCGCAACATCTACCGCGACCAGCCGCGCGGCATTTGGTTCGACCCTTTGGCGCGCGAGATCGCGTTCGCGACGGTGTCGGCCGGGCAAGACCGGGATGTGCCGCCCTTGGAGCGGGCCTTTCTGTATCTGCCCTACGAGCATTCGGAGGAACTGGCGGTACAGAACCGCGGAGTCGAGCTCTTCACGCGTCTGGTGAATGAGGTCTCCCCCGACTGGAAGCCCACGTTCGAGAATTTCCGGCGGTACGCGGAGCTTCACCGCGACATGATCGCGCGCTTCGGGAGATTCCCCGACCGGAACGAGATGCTCGGCCGGGTCTCTACGGCGGAGGAGATTGAAGTTCTTAGGGATTATCCCTTCTAG